The genomic segment GGCGTCGCCGCCATCCTCGAATCCATCTAAAAGGTTCCAGCTCCCTACGTGCACTTTTCAACAATACCTTGTTGAAAAGTGCACGTAGGGAGCTGGAACCTTTTAGTCTTTTTTCCAGTTTTGGTTTCCGAGGTAGTCGCTTTTGCCGAGGGGTACTCCGTGGAGTCTTAAGATGGAGTAGACCGTCGACATGTGGAAGTACAGATTGGGGAGAGAGTGGCTCACGAGGTAATCTTCGCCCATCAAGTAATTGCCAGGATTCCAAGGGAAGCTCATTTTTTGTTGGGAATAGTCTTTGAATTCCTCTTTTTCGAATTCTTTTAAAAAATGAATGGTCTTATCGATGCGAACGAAAAGCTCTTCCATGGTTTTTTCTTCGTCAGGAAATGAGGGCATGGATTTATTCGCCAGTTTCGCGACCGCGGCTTTAGCTCCGTCAGAAACGATCTGCACCTGTCGGACCAATGGAAACATATCAGGGGCCAGACGAAGCTGTAATAAATTGTTTTCGTCGAAATTTCTCTCTCTTGCAAAAGCCCGAGCTTT from the Bdellovibrionales bacterium genome contains:
- a CDS encoding DUF1993 domain-containing protein, whose protein sequence is MNHSVNDIVVNQYTRSLNALKGILGKARAFARERNFDENNLLQLRLAPDMFPLVRQVQIVSDGAKAAVAKLANKSMPSFPDEEKTMEELFVRIDKTIHFLKEFEKEEFKDYSQQKMSFPWNPGNYLMGEDYLVSHSLPNLYFHMSTVYSILRLHGVPLGKSDYLGNQNWKKD